In Triticum urartu cultivar G1812 chromosome 6, Tu2.1, whole genome shotgun sequence, the following proteins share a genomic window:
- the LOC125516621 gene encoding APETALA2-like protein 5 encodes MHDHDAGGRRARSSPRGSAARSSASVMMVAAADSGLPAAAAQAMVARDQQREEPVGAQDPALRAAPAEAVGRRRKAARPEARTEFFRGVSRRPSGRYGALMNDPKDKVQVWLGTFDTAEEAARAYDAAAVKLLGAAAVTNFEQPHVTAADDDGVAQAQHLPCECEGKGATAEPSSPVKRKKMMMKKKAVRHLRGVLQMASGRYGAQIRHSKTLRWLGTFDAAEDAARAYDAAAVELHGARAVTNFKAGGGVSESSGQAAGSVKMKKVKKPAAGSVKMKKTKKSAAARVDAATELQGTHGQLGGECSAQTWYSKDFDLLDDFPELPPLDFPYSLIPGPLLDDLRTNLPPAQRQLVDQFIKDIDFTDVVN; translated from the coding sequence ATGCACGATCATGATGCCGGTGGGCGGCGAGCGAGAAGCTCTCCTCGTGGCAGCGCCGCCAGGTCCAGTGCGAGCGTGAtgatggtggcggcggcggacagTGGTCTTCCCGCGGCCGCCGCGCAGGCGATGGTGGCGAGGGATCAGCAGCGCGAGGAGCCCGTGGGAGCCCAAGATCCAGCTCTGCGCGCGGCGCCCGCGGAAGCTGTGGGTAGGAGGAGGAAGGCGGCTCGGCCGGAGGCCCGCACCGAGTTCTTCCGCGGCGTGTCCCGGAGACCCAGCGGCAGGTACGGGGCGCTGATGAATGACCCCAAGGACAAGGTTCAGGTGTGGCTCGGCACCTTCGACAccgccgaggaggccgccagAGCGTACGACGCCGCGGCCGTCAAGCTGCTCGGCGCGGCGGCTGTTACCAACTTCGAGCAACCGCATGTGACTGCCGCTGATGATGACGGCGTCGCGCAGGCGCAGCACCTCCCATGCGAGTGCGAGGGCAAGGGCGCCACGGCAGAGCCGTCCTCAccggtgaagaggaagaagatgatgatgaagaagaaggcgGTCAGGCATCTCCGCGGCGTGCTGCAGATGGCAAGCGGCAGGTACGGGGCGCAGATCAGGCACTCCAAGACCTTGCGGTGGCTCGGCACCTTTGACGCCGCCGAGGACGCCGCCAGAGCGTACGACGCCGCGGCCGTCGAGCTGCACGGCGCGAGGGCTGTCACCAACTTCAAGGCAGGCGGCGGCGTCTCCGAGTCGTCCGGCCAAGCGGCGGGGAGCGTGAAGATGAAGAAGGTGAAGAAGCCGGCGGCCGGGAGCGTGAAGATGAAGAAGACAAAGAAGTCGGCGGCGGCTAGGGTGGACGCGGCGACCGAGCTCCAAGGCACGCACGGGCAACTGGGCGGCGAGTGCAGTGCGCAGACATGGTACTCCAAGGACTTTGACCTCCTCGACGACTTCCCGGAGCTGCCGCCGCTCGATTTCCCGTACAGCCTGATCCCAGGCCCGCTGCTCGACGATCTTCGGACCAACTTGCCGCCGGCGCAGCGGCAGCTGGTGGACCAGTTCATCAAGGACATAGACTTCACGGACGTGGTGAATTAA